The sequence below is a genomic window from Vibrio spartinae.
AAGTGGCTAACATCATCCGCTAAACCGGCAGCGATTCAACAAATAGTCGCTAAATGAACCGTTCAACCAAACGGTTATCGATATGAGGGCTCTCGCAGAAATCACACCGCTGTGAATCAATCAGGTGTTTTTGGGCGAGAGTTTTTTCTATGTTTATCCGATATCCTTCGATAAGAAACTTTCTATGGCAAACGAGGGACTAGGATAGTCTTTTTCTCCGATAGACGGTCAACCAACCTCAAGTCACCATGCGGTAGAAATAGACAACAATCCAAGTACGACTATCGGCAATGCCACCGCAGCAGTCTCTTCCGGACCAAGTCGGCTGACCAGAATCGTACTGATGATGCTCACCATGACAACACAAGTCAGTTCAATAAAAATCGGCCAAGCGAATGGCCAAATATCATGTTGAAATAACACGTTGAAATAACACCCAGTGCCGTTTACGTAACCAACAGCGTCTGCCGGAAGCCGAAATTGTCACCGAGAAAGAGGTTTCGCTCACTCAGTAGGTCCCGTTGACATCGCCATCTCAGGATAAGGCTGCTCGTAGATAACATCTCGGTCGTACACGACTTTGATCTCTCCGGCAATACGTTGCTCTCCATGTAAATAGCCACCAGTGGACAACAACGGTGGGAGCTGCGCATAGCACTGTTGATATGCCGCTTCTATCGCCACTAAAGCATAGGGAATCGGGTCATCGAGTCGCGCATTTTTCTGTTGAGAATGTGCAGTAAACAATCCACTTCCCGCATGATAGTGTCGTGCCAGTAAATTTTCCGCGACTAAATCAGCCAAATGTAATACCTCAGGGACAGGATGATGTTGATTCAGCTCTAACAGCGCAAAAATCAGATAAGCCGATGCACATGTCGTTGTTTGAGTCAGATGGGTGGGAACCAGCGTGACCGGATCAAGCGCTCCTAAATTGAACCGCGCAAACATACGGCTCACCAGTTGATATAACTCAGGATCACCCGTCAACAATGCTGCTTTCACCAACGGAAATAAATAAGCCGGATCTGCGGGCTGACGCGACAATATGGTGCCTTTATCACCATAGTAACCATCCCGGACAAATGTATACCCAGTCATATCCTGTCCGCTATTCCACATCGGGATCATTTGATTATCGTGTTCATCCCAAGCATAGCGAAAATAAGCTTTTAATCCGTCACAAACCCATTCAAGCCACTGCCGATCACCGACTTGCTCGGCACAAGCCATCATTGCCAGTGGGTTATCCATGATCAACGGCCAACAATCCCGAAACAGGACATTAGCTTCACGGGCAATCGCACCAAACTCAGGACCAAACTGACGGGCCGCCCGATCCCCAAACCAAGAGTAAGTTAAACGATCATCGTCCGGGACGGGTTCACGCTGCTGCGGAGAAGAAAACTGATAAACCGGCATCCCGGTCTCTGGATGACGAGCCAAAACAAACTGATGATATAAATGCTTCGCCCAGTTTAAAGCATCTTGATCACCGGTATAGCGATAGTAATGAACAGCCGCATAGATCAAATCGGTTGACGCATTCACAAATGTCAAACCGATGGTTTCCGGCAAGCGTGGCCATTGATGCGGATCCACCACGGGCTCAGGAGCGTGCTGTTGAAAAATATTCTCGGGAAATGGTTGGCCATACTCACCGTGTCGGGTGAGATCCAGTTTTTGCCAATCGGTCACATGGGCAGCCCAAAATCCTTTCAGGTAATGCTTCGTTACCTCGGGCCGAATTTGATGAAGCAGATCGTAATAAGGGAAATGATGCTTCAACTCATGCACTCGGGCTTTACTCTCCGGCCCTTCCGGATGATCTGAATTGAGAGCAACAAACAGATGTCCGCCCCAGTGAAATAAGCCACTGTCATGATCAACATGGTGATCCAGAAAATAAGCCGTCGTGGCTTGTGCCTGTCGCAGAAAAGCGTCATCCCCGGTCACAATACTGATGGCTGTCAGCCCACGCATCAGGTTTTGCTGGCTGGCAAAGTTACTCATCGCAACACGCTGACCATCCGGATAAACCCAGCAAACCGGCTCCCTTGATGTAATACAGAGACCATCGGCCAACAGCGGAGAAAACTCAGAATGCGTCAATGTCAGCACCTGTTGATAAAAACGAGTCACGATAGCCAGCCGCGAGTGTCGAGATACAGACATGCAACCCCTCCAATTCAAAATAGATATAGCCCCGGAACCGGGGCTTTTATCGAACAGAACCACAGAATAAAAAAGTGCAATAACCTATCAGGTGAGCAGGACCATGACGTTAATCAGCAATCCGTTTCAACACTCGGTTACCACGACGCAGGAAGTTTTTAGCTGCGCCTTCGACATCCGTCTGACCATAATCCAGTTGCTGCATTGA
It includes:
- a CDS encoding pectate lyase, yielding MSVSRHSRLAIVTRFYQQVLTLTHSEFSPLLADGLCITSREPVCWVYPDGQRVAMSNFASQQNLMRGLTAISIVTGDDAFLRQAQATTAYFLDHHVDHDSGLFHWGGHLFVALNSDHPEGPESKARVHELKHHFPYYDLLHQIRPEVTKHYLKGFWAAHVTDWQKLDLTRHGEYGQPFPENIFQQHAPEPVVDPHQWPRLPETIGLTFVNASTDLIYAAVHYYRYTGDQDALNWAKHLYHQFVLARHPETGMPVYQFSSPQQREPVPDDDRLTYSWFGDRAARQFGPEFGAIAREANVLFRDCWPLIMDNPLAMMACAEQVGDRQWLEWVCDGLKAYFRYAWDEHDNQMIPMWNSGQDMTGYTFVRDGYYGDKGTILSRQPADPAYLFPLVKAALLTGDPELYQLVSRMFARFNLGALDPVTLVPTHLTQTTTCASAYLIFALLELNQHHPVPEVLHLADLVAENLLARHYHAGSGLFTAHSQQKNARLDDPIPYALVAIEAAYQQCYAQLPPLLSTGGYLHGEQRIAGEIKVVYDRDVIYEQPYPEMAMSTGPTE